The following are from one region of the Cloacibacterium normanense genome:
- a CDS encoding ABC transporter ATP-binding protein, whose translation MINIQNISKIYGTAKVLNIQELTIPKGETFGLVGNNGAGKTTLFSLLLDLIEPSSGSIQIDGIQVNKSENWKNKVSAFIDDSFLIGYLTPEEYFYFLGELRGQNKASVDEFLKQFEDLFNGEILNARKYIRDLSKGNQKKVGIVGALIGNPEIIVLDEPFANLDPSTQIKLKNLIKVLSQNAEVTFLISSHDLAHTTEVCNRIVAINKGVVVKDISTNSETLKELEEYFASQVSL comes from the coding sequence ATGATAAACATTCAAAATATTTCTAAAATTTACGGAACCGCAAAAGTGCTTAACATACAAGAACTTACTATTCCCAAAGGCGAAACTTTCGGTTTGGTAGGAAATAACGGAGCAGGAAAAACTACGCTCTTTAGCTTGCTTTTAGATTTAATTGAACCCAGTTCAGGAAGCATTCAAATTGATGGAATTCAAGTAAATAAGTCAGAAAATTGGAAAAATAAAGTTTCTGCATTTATAGATGACAGTTTCTTAATTGGTTATCTTACTCCAGAAGAATATTTTTACTTTTTAGGCGAGTTGCGCGGACAAAACAAAGCTTCTGTAGACGAATTTCTAAAACAATTCGAAGATTTATTCAATGGCGAAATTCTCAATGCTAGAAAATACATCAGAGATTTATCGAAAGGAAATCAGAAAAAAGTAGGAATTGTAGGCGCTTTAATTGGAAATCCAGAAATCATTGTTTTAGATGAACCTTTCGCGAATTTGGATCCTTCTACACAGATTAAACTAAAAAATTTGATTAAAGTGCTTTCTCAAAATGCAGAAGTCACCTTCTTGATTTCTAGCCATGATTTGGCGCACACTACAGAAGTTTGCAACCGAATTGTAGCTATCAATAAAGGAGTCGTGGTAAAAGATATTTCTACCAATTCTGAGACCTTAAAAGAATTAGAAGAATATTTTGCCAGTCAAGTAAGTTTATAG
- a CDS encoding DUF5687 family protein — protein MFLKFLQLELKSFVRSPQFAAGILMKIGMLFMYAYLALIFVGGAIGVYFGAKKVAYEPIQLFSRIFLVYIAIDLLLKYFMQQLPAENIKPFLTLRISKNQVAGYTLVKILVSFFSWAFLLFAIPFAALLIFKGNLNAVTVLLYFAACISIVFINTFVNTIINKSDKLMYSLFGLMAIIGGLHYFEIIDVLAISERVFYGLYQNIGFFIIPIVVLLVLAIYTFSFIKKNLYLDRGLEMKKAAGKTENIAFLNKYGTLGTFINNDIRLIKRSKAARSALIGGVLFLFYGLLFFSKGYNTSFMQVFLGIFVTGGFNFMFGQRVPAWDSSYYPLMMTQNVPYKDFLKAKWALFVIAISVSMILAVGYAFISWEFYFTIFAAGLYNLGVNSYLTLLAGAYNKKPIDLNSASKGFTSGQNNFNIKILVLLLPQMVLPMAVFGAMKYFFGMTPAVMSLGILGLIGFLLRDKIFNLIVKIYRTEKYSTIAAFKK, from the coding sequence TATTTGGCGCTTATTTTTGTTGGCGGAGCTATTGGTGTGTATTTCGGAGCGAAAAAAGTAGCTTATGAACCGATTCAACTTTTCAGCAGAATTTTCTTAGTCTACATTGCCATTGATTTGTTGTTGAAGTATTTTATGCAGCAACTTCCTGCGGAAAACATCAAGCCCTTTCTCACCTTGAGAATTTCTAAAAATCAAGTGGCAGGTTACACTTTGGTGAAAATTTTAGTTTCGTTTTTCAGTTGGGCGTTTTTACTTTTTGCGATTCCATTTGCAGCGCTCTTAATTTTTAAAGGAAATCTAAATGCAGTAACTGTTTTGCTCTATTTCGCAGCGTGTATTTCCATAGTTTTTATCAATACGTTTGTCAACACCATTATCAATAAAAGTGATAAGTTGATGTACAGCCTTTTCGGATTGATGGCGATTATTGGTGGATTGCATTACTTTGAAATCATAGATGTTTTGGCGATTTCTGAGCGTGTTTTCTACGGATTGTATCAAAATATTGGCTTCTTTATTATTCCGATTGTTGTATTGCTGGTTTTGGCGATTTATACTTTTTCTTTCATCAAAAAGAATTTGTATTTGGACAGAGGTTTAGAAATGAAAAAAGCGGCAGGGAAAACCGAAAACATTGCTTTCCTCAATAAATACGGTACATTAGGAACTTTTATCAATAATGATATTCGATTGATTAAAAGAAGTAAAGCGGCGAGAAGTGCTTTAATTGGCGGTGTTTTATTCCTTTTTTATGGGTTACTTTTCTTTAGCAAAGGTTATAACACCAGTTTCATGCAAGTTTTTCTTGGGATTTTTGTAACAGGCGGTTTTAATTTTATGTTCGGGCAAAGAGTTCCAGCTTGGGACAGTTCTTATTATCCACTGATGATGACGCAAAATGTTCCTTACAAAGATTTTCTCAAAGCAAAATGGGCGCTTTTTGTGATTGCCATTTCGGTTTCAATGATTTTAGCAGTCGGTTATGCATTCATCAGTTGGGAGTTTTATTTTACCATTTTTGCGGCAGGTTTATATAATTTAGGGGTAAACTCTTATCTAACTTTATTGGCGGGAGCTTACAATAAAAAACCGATTGATTTAAACTCTGCTTCAAAAGGTTTCACCAGCGGACAAAACAATTTCAATATTAAAATTCTTGTTCTTTTATTGCCACAAATGGTTTTACCAATGGCTGTTTTCGGAGCGATGAAATATTTCTTCGGAATGACTCCGGCTGTAATGAGTTTAGGGATTTTAGGATTGATAGGGTTTCTGCTTCGAGATAAAATTTTCAACCTCATTGTAAAAATCTACAGAACTGAAAAATATTCTACCATCGCGGCTTTTAAAAAATAA